One window of the Hyalangium minutum genome contains the following:
- a CDS encoding CAP domain-containing protein codes for MNWTRGVALVAGAVLVAGCGAEELAAGEEGELGEAVQVQREQSSVERELTALAYCDDVATWPTAYTDLENQVLTLVNQKRAAGATCGGVYNPPVAALTLDTKLRCAARKHSKDMGDKNFFSHTGSNGSTPWQRITSAGYSYTGAGENIAAGHATALAVVNGWMASTGHCTNIMNGTFKHLGVGYYPRSGSTYTHYWTQDFGKP; via the coding sequence ATGAACTGGACCCGTGGAGTGGCCCTGGTGGCCGGAGCAGTGCTGGTTGCTGGCTGTGGAGCAGAGGAGTTGGCGGCTGGGGAGGAGGGCGAGCTGGGCGAGGCGGTGCAGGTGCAGCGCGAGCAGTCCTCGGTGGAGCGGGAGCTCACGGCGCTGGCGTACTGCGATGACGTGGCGACGTGGCCCACGGCGTACACGGATCTCGAGAACCAGGTGCTGACGCTGGTGAACCAGAAGCGCGCGGCGGGGGCCACGTGTGGCGGGGTGTACAATCCGCCGGTGGCGGCGCTGACGCTGGACACGAAGCTGCGCTGTGCGGCGCGCAAGCACTCGAAGGACATGGGGGACAAGAACTTCTTCAGCCACACGGGCTCGAACGGCTCCACGCCGTGGCAGCGCATCACCTCAGCGGGCTACAGCTATACGGGGGCGGGGGAGAACATCGCAGCCGGGCACGCCACGGCGCTCGCCGTGGTGAACGGCTGGATGGCCAGCACGGGGCACTGCACCAACATCATGAATGGTACCTTCAAGCACCTGGGCGTGGGGTACTACCCGCGCTCGGGCAGCACCTACACGCATTACTGGACGCAGGACTTCGGTAAGCCGTAG